A stretch of DNA from Gemmatimonadota bacterium:
GTGGCGCCAAAACGTAGGCCGTGGTCGGCGGGTTAGCAAGAAACCAAAGTCCCCGATCTTTTAACCCTGGCAGCCGATCTGTCAAGTCGTTCAGGCCAGATGAGTTCCGGCCTGAAGCCGGGAGAGTCGCTGATAGACACCGTCGCGCCGGACCAGGGTCTCATGCCGCCCCCGCTCCACCACCCGGCCGTGGTGCATCACCACGATCTCGTCGGCATGAAGGATCGTGCTCAACCGGTGGGCAATGACAACCGCGGTCCGGCCCCGCATCAGTTCATCCACCCCGCGCTGAATCCGGGCCTCCAGCTCGGAGTCGATCGAACTGGTGGCTTCGTCGAGCAGGAGGATCCGGGGATCCCGGGCCATCGCTCGGGCAAAACTCAGCAATTGCCGCTCCCCGACAGACAGGTTCTTGCCCCGCTCCGCCAGGACATGGTGGTATCCCCCAGGCAGTCGCCCGATAAACCCGTCGATCCCCACCCGGGCCGCGGCCGCCCGAACCCTGGCCTCGGTCACCTCGGGGTCGAGGGCCAGGTTGCGGAACACGTCGCCAGCAAACAGGAACAGGTCCTGCTGGACGAAGCCGAATTGGCGCCGCAAATCCGCGACGCCCACCGATCGGATATCGATCCCGTCGAGGGTAATGCGGCCTTGCGACGGGTCGTAGAACCGCAGCAGCAAGCTGACCAGCGTGGTCTTGCCCGCCCCGGTATGGCCGACCACGGCCAGGGTCGAGCCGGCCGGCACCCGGAACGACACATCCTGGAGCACCCACGGCCCCGACTCCGAGTAGCGGAACCAGACGTTTTCGAAGGCGATCTCCCCGCGAGTCGGCACCGGCAACGGCACCGGGTCGGTCGGGTCGAGGACGGCCACCGGCGTATCCAGCAAGCGGAAGACCCGCTCGGAACTGGCCATCGCACTCTGCACCAAGTTGACCTTCTCCGAGAGGTCTTGGAGCGGCTGGAAGAACCGCCGGGTCAGCTGAACGAAGGCCGCCAACACCCCAACCGTGAGCGACCCGTCGAGAACCCAGGGAGCCCCCCGGGCCAAGATCAACGCCAGGGCCACCGCCGCGACCAGCTCGACCAACGGAAAGAACACCGCATAGATCGCGATCGATCGCTGGTTCGCAGTGAGGTAGGCCTGGTTCACCTCGGTGAACTCGGCCGCGGCGGCGCGCTCGCGTCCAAAGAGCTGAACGACTTGCACCCCCGCCAGGTGTTCTTGCAAATAGCTATTGAGTTTGGCCACCCGGCCCCGGATGTCCCGAAACGCGTCCCGAATCCGGCGCCGAAATCCTGCCGCGACCAACCACATCATGGGCATGACCAGAAAGGCAACCAGCGCCAACCGCCAATCCGTGGCCAGCATCATCGTGGTAATCGCCGCGAGGGTCAGCAGGTCGCCGAAGACGCTGACCACCCCCGAGGAAAACAGCTCGTTCAACGTTTCGACGTCGGACGTGACCCGGGTCATTAAACGACCTACCGGGTTCCGGTCGAAGTACCCGACGGACAGCCGCGTCAAACGGTCGAAAATCGAGATCCGGAGGTCCGCCATGACCCGCTGCCCGATTCGGGTCGTGAGCATGGATTGGGCGTAATCCACGACGAACGTCAGGAGCAACGCCGCCAGAAAGATCGCGGCGTACCGGAGCAAGAGGTCGCCATCCCGAGCGGGAATCGCTCGGTCGAGTGCCCGCTGGGTCAGGGCCGGGCCAACCACCGCCAGGCCGGCATGGATCGCAATCAGCACCGCCGAGGCGGCGACCAGTCGCCAGTGGGGCTTGAGGTATTCGAGGAGTCTGGCGAGGAGGCGGCGGTCGACCGGATCGGTCGGCAGATCGTCGCTGTCGAGCTCGGTCACGCGGCTGACGGCTCCTCCTCGATGCCCGTGAGGCCCCGCCTGACCCACCGATAGAACACCAGGGAACCGAAGACCACCGTGTACCCGCTGATCACCAACCGCCAAATGAGAATGTAAAGCGGCGCGATTTCTCGGGGTACATAGATCGACATGACGGCGGTGGAAATCAGCTCACCGATGCCAGATCCGCCCGGGGTCGGAGCAAAGAAGTAGAGCACGAAGGTGATGAAGGTCTGGAGCAACAGAACATCGACGAACTGGGCTTCGATTCCGAGGGCCCGAAGCGCCACGTACCCCGCCAGGAGCTTGTTGGCGTGCGAAGGGCCGGACAGGACGGTCGCCACCGCCAGCGCCGCCCACCCCCGGGGCGAATTGAAGCGCGCCACCGATTCATGCGCCTGATCGATGCCGCGCCGGAGCCCCTCGAGCCGGGCCGCCACCCGCTCACTCTTCTTCCCCAGGCCCATCGCCAGGCGATGAACCAGATCCCGGACGAATTTCGGAAAGAGGATCACCACCAGAAACACCACGCCAAGAGCACAAAAAATGACCAGGCTGCCGATGAACAAGTCGTAGAGCGAAATCCCGAGCGCCACCCCATGGTTCCCGAGTGACTTCCCGGCCCCGAACGCAATCGCGATCGGCCCCGCAATCGCAAAGAACGCCACCGTGGCGA
This window harbors:
- a CDS encoding flippase-like domain-containing protein, giving the protein MAKLLTPQILLRGLELFLLMSLVSFGAVLVYSDSSTGFLEAIPDLRFGWLALGLGLASMDWIGGGLRNYVLARNVMADPPLKGMVLAGGMGAWAAYLTPVQSGAAPMMIYTMKRYGVPVPLGFTITFMSFIATVAFFAIAGPIAIAFGAGKSLGNHGVALGISLYDLFIGSLVIFCALGVVFLVVILFPKFVRDLVHRLAMGLGKKSERVAARLEGLRRGIDQAHESVARFNSPRGWAALAVATVLSGPSHANKLLAGYVALRALGIEAQFVDVLLLQTFITFVLYFFAPTPGGSGIGELISTAVMSIYVPREIAPLYILIWRLVISGYTVVFGSLVFYRWVRRGLTGIEEEPSAA
- a CDS encoding ABC transporter ATP-binding protein, yielding MAVGDQRVHGGLRFPGVLSVGQAGPHGHRGGAVSRVTELDSDDLPTDPVDRRLLARLLEYLKPHWRLVAASAVLIAIHAGLAVVGPALTQRALDRAIPARDGDLLLRYAAIFLAALLLTFVVDYAQSMLTTRIGQRVMADLRISIFDRLTRLSVGYFDRNPVGRLMTRVTSDVETLNELFSSGVVSVFGDLLTLAAITTMMLATDWRLALVAFLVMPMMWLVAAGFRRRIRDAFRDIRGRVAKLNSYLQEHLAGVQVVQLFGRERAAAAEFTEVNQAYLTANQRSIAIYAVFFPLVELVAAVALALILARGAPWVLDGSLTVGVLAAFVQLTRRFFQPLQDLSEKVNLVQSAMASSERVFRLLDTPVAVLDPTDPVPLPVPTRGEIAFENVWFRYSESGPWVLQDVSFRVPAGSTLAVVGHTGAGKTTLVSLLLRFYDPSQGRITLDGIDIRSVGVADLRRQFGFVQQDLFLFAGDVFRNLALDPEVTEARVRAAAARVGIDGFIGRLPGGYHHVLAERGKNLSVGERQLLSFARAMARDPRILLLDEATSSIDSELEARIQRGVDELMRGRTAVVIAHRLSTILHADEIVVMHHGRVVERGRHETLVRRDGVYQRLSRLQAGTHLA